A region from the bacterium genome encodes:
- a CDS encoding glycine--tRNA ligase — translation MSSNVMDKVVSLCKRRGFVFQSSEIYGGLGSIWDYGPLGIALKNNIANYWWREMTQLHDNIVGVDAAILMHPQVWKASGHVDGFVDPLVDCKQCKARFKAQDLIKQWRAKNKLAAIADGEIEEGGEGNLDQLAKVRWGEATCPSCGTSGSLTSPRQFNLMLKTFLGPVEESAAVVYLRPETAQGIYVNYQNVLNTARVKLPFGIAQIGKAFRNEITPGNFIFRTREFEQMEMQYFVRPEEANEWLLLWRDKRFEYYRKLGVRPEKLRLHQHTPRELAHYAADAYDIEYEFPFGWQELEGIHNRTDFDLKRHSEYSGKDLSYLNEDTKERFVPYIIETSSGLNRTLLTCLVDGYYEDTQDGEPRTVLRLSPAIAPFKLGIFSLVKKDGLTEIADQLASDLRKTGAVFVDHSGSIGRRYRRMDEVGTPWGVTVDYQTKEDETVTLRDRDTLVQFRIKMNELPTWLASKLAAV, via the coding sequence ATGTCATCGAATGTAATGGATAAAGTCGTAAGCCTCTGTAAGAGGCGCGGCTTTGTATTTCAATCATCAGAAATCTACGGCGGCCTAGGTTCAATTTGGGACTACGGTCCTTTAGGCATTGCTCTTAAGAATAACATCGCCAACTACTGGTGGCGCGAAATGACGCAGTTGCACGACAATATTGTCGGAGTGGACGCTGCTATACTGATGCATCCTCAGGTCTGGAAAGCATCTGGCCATGTAGACGGTTTCGTTGATCCGCTCGTTGACTGCAAGCAATGCAAGGCGCGATTCAAGGCTCAAGACCTTATTAAGCAATGGCGTGCGAAGAACAAACTTGCCGCAATTGCGGATGGTGAGATTGAGGAGGGCGGCGAGGGAAACCTTGATCAATTGGCAAAGGTCCGGTGGGGAGAAGCCACGTGTCCGTCATGCGGAACATCTGGAAGTCTTACTTCGCCGCGACAATTCAACCTCATGCTGAAGACTTTTCTTGGTCCAGTTGAGGAGAGCGCAGCTGTGGTATACTTGAGACCGGAAACTGCTCAGGGAATTTATGTCAACTATCAAAATGTCCTGAATACTGCAAGGGTAAAACTCCCTTTTGGAATTGCGCAGATTGGCAAGGCCTTTCGAAACGAAATCACGCCTGGTAATTTCATTTTCCGGACCCGTGAGTTTGAGCAAATGGAGATGCAGTATTTCGTCCGGCCTGAAGAGGCAAATGAGTGGCTTCTTTTATGGCGTGACAAGCGATTTGAGTATTATCGAAAACTCGGTGTAAGGCCGGAAAAACTCAGATTGCATCAGCATACCCCCCGCGAACTTGCACACTATGCAGCAGATGCATATGACATCGAATATGAATTCCCGTTCGGTTGGCAAGAGCTCGAGGGAATCCACAACAGAACGGATTTCGACTTGAAACGGCACTCGGAGTATTCAGGGAAAGATCTTAGTTACTTGAACGAAGATACGAAAGAGCGTTTTGTTCCTTACATTATTGAAACGTCTTCTGGTTTGAATCGTACTCTCCTCACCTGTCTCGTTGACGGCTATTATGAAGACACGCAGGATGGTGAACCGAGAACAGTATTGCGATTGTCTCCTGCAATTGCACCTTTCAAGCTTGGGATTTTCTCGCTTGTCAAAAAGGACGGGCTGACAGAAATCGCCGATCAACTTGCCTCTGACTTGCGCAAAACCGGCGCCGTATTTGTTGATCACTCAGGCTCCATAGGGCGTCGGTACCGTCGTATGGATGAGGTTGGCACACCCTGGGGTGTGACAGTCGACTATCAAACCAAGGAAGATGAAACCGTCACCTTGAGAGACAGGGACACACTTGTGCAATTTCGAATCAAGATGAATGAATTGCCAACGTGGCTTGCATCAAAATTGGCTGCCGTGTAA
- the recO gene encoding DNA repair protein RecO, which produces MTDIRKDTAIVLRTVPYSETSLILTLFSARHGRVSLIAKGARRRHKNGSALAIEPGYELEVVWSAKSSREVQLARELALVNSHWGMRKSLESMVLCSAVIELLLQTTSEDDPHPELYKAAEICLQQFEASRSPNWTTFWKFYLVLLNQLGFAVNDRVIESGVPFSLSVESTAVLKKVSSSGFDVASRIRTSIRAESEIFHWLTKYASEHLPVVVHSRSISALKWVRPS; this is translated from the coding sequence GTGACCGACATTCGAAAGGATACAGCAATCGTTTTGCGGACTGTTCCCTATAGCGAGACTTCCCTCATTTTGACGCTTTTTTCGGCAAGGCATGGCCGAGTTTCTTTAATAGCAAAAGGCGCTCGCAGACGACACAAGAACGGATCGGCACTTGCTATTGAACCAGGTTATGAACTTGAAGTCGTCTGGTCAGCCAAGAGCTCAAGGGAAGTGCAACTCGCCCGGGAATTGGCCCTAGTGAACTCCCATTGGGGAATGCGCAAGTCACTTGAGTCCATGGTTCTCTGCAGTGCCGTCATTGAATTGCTCCTCCAAACCACGAGTGAAGACGATCCTCATCCTGAATTGTACAAAGCGGCCGAGATTTGCCTGCAACAGTTCGAGGCATCGCGGTCCCCAAATTGGACTACTTTTTGGAAGTTCTATCTCGTGCTGCTTAATCAGCTTGGCTTTGCAGTCAATGATCGCGTCATCGAGTCAGGTGTTCCTTTTTCGCTTTCAGTGGAGTCCACAGCTGTCCTAAAGAAGGTTAGTAGCTCGGGGTTCGATGTTGCATCCCGGATTAGAACATCGATTCGCGCTGAATCAGAAATTTTTCATTGGCTGACCAAGTATGCGTCAGAACACCTCCCGGTTGTCGTTCATTCACGATCCATCAGCGCTCTCAAATGGGTCCGCCCGTCATAA
- the rsmA gene encoding ribosomal RNA small subunit methyltransferase A, whose amino-acid sequence MSSLPLPKKSLGQCFLTDKSYAREIVAALQIEAGDTVVEIGPGRGVLTEFLVETPARVVAVEIDNRLQSVLREKFQQFPNFTLIHSDFLDFDIRRLSDAGSLKVVGNLPYHLSSGIVYRLLEHNRIARSNPDLPWFSAGVLMMQREVAERVVAPAGSRTYGKLSVFVQVEAEASLYSIVPAVAFRPTPQVDGGVVQMQFFRSPHKYPKDYPLFERVVRFTFSQRRKMMKSTLSQLSGIHPAWQSIEFDFTRRPETLTVEEWCDLCNDINYQLMRK is encoded by the coding sequence TTGAGTTCGTTGCCGCTACCAAAGAAAAGCCTTGGCCAGTGCTTTCTGACGGATAAGTCGTACGCGCGGGAGATAGTTGCTGCGCTACAAATTGAAGCCGGTGATACAGTCGTTGAGATTGGACCAGGTCGGGGCGTACTGACCGAATTTCTTGTAGAAACCCCTGCCCGAGTTGTCGCAGTTGAGATTGACAACAGACTCCAATCCGTATTGCGTGAGAAGTTTCAGCAGTTCCCGAATTTCACGCTGATACATTCGGACTTCTTGGATTTCGACATCCGAAGACTGTCCGACGCAGGAAGTCTAAAGGTTGTGGGAAACTTACCTTATCACTTGTCAAGCGGAATTGTATACAGGCTTCTCGAACATAATCGCATAGCACGATCAAATCCTGATCTTCCATGGTTTTCTGCAGGTGTGCTGATGATGCAGCGAGAGGTTGCTGAGCGAGTGGTCGCACCTGCCGGAAGCCGTACTTACGGAAAGCTCTCTGTTTTTGTGCAAGTGGAAGCCGAGGCTTCGCTTTATTCAATTGTTCCTGCTGTTGCCTTCAGACCAACTCCGCAAGTCGATGGCGGAGTGGTGCAGATGCAGTTTTTTCGTTCTCCACATAAGTATCCGAAAGACTATCCGCTGTTTGAACGGGTCGTTCGGTTTACGTTTTCACAACGTCGCAAAATGATGAAGTCAACATTGTCGCAGCTATCAGGCATTCATCCTGCCTGGCAGAGTATTGAATTTGACTTCACCCGCAGACCTGAGACTCTCACAGTTGAAGAGTGGTGTGATCTTTGTAATGACATCAATTATCAACTCATGAGGAAGTGA